The Deltaproteobacteria bacterium genome includes a window with the following:
- the asnB gene encoding asparagine synthase (glutamine-hydrolyzing) — MCGIAGIVSRRPVDGVKLKAMSRSMPHRGPDGWGYLLHHPENGSRTWLNSDYSAHDSEGAVLGLAHRRLSILDLSPDGLQPMPDPSKKIFAVYNGEIYNYLELKGELSALGHEFKTTSDTEVLLAAYKSWGPSCASRFVGMWSFVIWDTEKNRLIICRDRFGIKPLYYAFSDGAFYFASEIKALAEAGLCREPDSAVVARFLWDGGVDTDHRTFFAGIFQFPAAHYAVLDLNGPVSSLSPVRYWDFPSEPFAGSPEQAIEMYREIFLDSVSIHARSDVPVGTCLSGGLDSSSIVCAAEKLRAEGRIPAYTHSAFGYTPEDPRYSERPFMQEVVDATAAKMHYVMLSREDFIESIPKICATQDEPFGSTSIAVQWAVFREAKRNGITVMLDGQGADEMLGGYHSYFNTLAFMMLGKKDLLGYMALERAYRAEHGAKILPLSKAAVFFAPGPIRRLAGMAKRRLFPAGAMTGVVSQPFMLANLEDIPLGPPPESLTDFLKFHVTRTSLPGLLRYEDHNSMSHSIESRVPFLDHRLVDFLFSLGDDWKIRGAVTKFIMRESMKGILPEAVRTRKDKIGFMPAPGLTYDLLDREGRGLVENRTPWEKDWFDPQRLNEAVAARDSSPGVEYPLWRVVNLKMWLRQFFAKGEAV; from the coding sequence ATGTGCGGGATAGCAGGAATCGTTTCAAGAAGACCCGTTGACGGGGTGAAACTGAAGGCCATGTCGCGCTCCATGCCCCACAGGGGACCGGACGGATGGGGCTACCTTCTGCATCACCCGGAAAACGGATCAAGAACATGGCTCAACTCCGATTATTCGGCGCATGATTCCGAGGGCGCGGTTTTGGGGCTCGCCCACAGGCGGCTCTCCATCCTGGACCTTTCCCCTGACGGGCTCCAGCCCATGCCGGACCCTTCAAAAAAAATATTCGCGGTCTATAACGGGGAAATCTACAACTACCTGGAATTGAAGGGCGAGCTTTCCGCACTGGGGCACGAATTCAAAACCACCAGCGACACCGAGGTTCTTCTTGCCGCGTACAAATCATGGGGACCTTCCTGCGCCTCGCGTTTCGTGGGCATGTGGAGCTTCGTGATCTGGGATACCGAAAAAAACCGACTGATTATCTGCCGGGACCGCTTCGGCATAAAGCCTCTCTACTACGCCTTTTCCGACGGAGCCTTTTATTTTGCGTCCGAGATCAAAGCCCTGGCCGAGGCTGGCCTTTGCCGCGAGCCGGATTCAGCAGTGGTTGCGCGTTTTCTGTGGGACGGCGGCGTTGACACCGACCATCGCACCTTTTTTGCGGGCATCTTCCAGTTTCCGGCGGCCCATTACGCAGTGCTGGACCTCAATGGCCCAGTATCTTCCCTTTCCCCGGTTCGGTACTGGGATTTTCCATCCGAGCCCTTCGCGGGAAGCCCGGAGCAGGCAATAGAGATGTACCGGGAGATTTTCCTGGACTCTGTTTCCATCCACGCCCGAAGCGACGTCCCGGTTGGCACCTGCCTTTCCGGAGGGCTCGATTCATCATCCATCGTATGCGCGGCTGAAAAACTCCGGGCCGAAGGAAGGATTCCCGCCTACACGCACTCCGCCTTCGGCTACACCCCCGAAGACCCGCGCTATTCCGAGCGCCCCTTCATGCAGGAGGTTGTGGACGCCACGGCGGCAAAAATGCACTACGTAATGCTTTCGCGGGAGGATTTCATAGAAAGCATTCCCAAAATCTGCGCCACCCAGGACGAGCCCTTCGGCTCCACCAGCATAGCTGTGCAGTGGGCGGTGTTCCGGGAGGCCAAGAGAAACGGCATAACGGTGATGCTGGATGGGCAGGGCGCGGACGAGATGCTTGGCGGCTATCACAGCTATTTCAACACCCTTGCCTTCATGATGCTGGGGAAAAAGGACCTTTTAGGCTACATGGCCCTTGAGCGGGCCTACCGGGCCGAGCACGGGGCCAAAATCCTGCCCCTTTCAAAGGCTGCGGTGTTCTTCGCCCCAGGCCCCATAAGGCGGCTGGCCGGCATGGCAAAGCGAAGGCTCTTTCCCGCAGGGGCCATGACCGGAGTGGTCTCCCAGCCCTTCATGTTGGCGAACCTGGAAGACATCCCCCTGGGACCGCCGCCCGAAAGCCTCACGGATTTTCTCAAATTCCACGTCACCCGTACTTCCCTTCCGGGGCTTCTGCGCTACGAGGACCACAACTCCATGAGCCACTCCATAGAAAGCCGGGTGCCCTTTCTGGACCACCGGCTGGTGGACTTTCTGTTCAGCCTGGGAGACGACTGGAAGATAAGGGGGGCGGTCACCAAGTTCATCATGCGCGAGTCCATGAAGGGAATACTTCCAGAAGCCGTTCGCACCAGGAAGGACAAGATAGGATTCATGCCCGCCCCCGGACTGACCTACGACCTTCTTGACCGGGAAGGGAGGGGCCTTGTGGAAAACCGCACGCCCTGGGAAAAAGACTGGTTCGATCCTCAAAGGCTGAACGAGGCCGTGGCGGCCAGGGATTCCAGCCCCGGCGTTGAATACCCCCTCTGGCGGGTGGTGAATCTGAAAATGTGGCTGCGGCAGTTTTTTGCCAAGGGGGAGGCGGTTTAG
- a CDS encoding glycosyltransferase family 4 protein, with product MKKKVAIISFSNIARDARLLRQVKYLSPNYRLTVLGLGSEPEGFADKGITWVGLDPVYATFSSKRERLANIGRMIRERDREGLGLRVFSRAVYAAPVCPPLYEAWYESLPQVKNARKALFAEPFDAILANDWNTLPVSAQAAAHHGAKLVFDAHEYAPLEYEGLSWRVTGAPRIVHFLKKYAGKADAMITVGPIIAQKYRDVFGLNPTVIRNAPDAVIIERHDVNPDKINIIHHGGAVRVRRLEDMIEVVALTKPRFHLNFMLTGQDAAYIEELKALAGRIAPGRVTFHDPVPPSEVVHAIARFDMSLAPKKPLSFNEKFCLPNKFFDSIVAGLAVVSGPSPEMASIIREYGAGRVADSFSLIDVARALDSLSTDDIRSMRIAASGAAGVLNADHEMRKLTDIFRKVLG from the coding sequence ATGAAAAAAAAAGTCGCAATCATATCCTTTTCAAACATCGCCCGCGACGCAAGGCTTCTGCGCCAGGTGAAGTACCTTTCACCCAATTATCGCCTGACGGTTTTAGGGCTTGGAAGCGAACCCGAAGGTTTCGCAGACAAGGGCATAACCTGGGTGGGGCTTGACCCGGTTTACGCCACTTTTTCATCCAAAAGGGAAAGGCTCGCCAACATCGGACGCATGATAAGGGAGCGCGACCGGGAGGGCCTGGGGCTCAGGGTCTTCAGCCGGGCCGTTTACGCCGCCCCTGTCTGCCCGCCCCTTTACGAGGCGTGGTACGAGTCGCTCCCCCAGGTGAAAAACGCAAGAAAAGCCCTTTTTGCGGAGCCCTTTGACGCCATTCTGGCCAACGACTGGAACACCCTGCCCGTGTCCGCTCAGGCTGCGGCCCATCACGGTGCGAAACTTGTTTTCGACGCCCACGAATACGCGCCCCTGGAGTACGAGGGCCTTTCATGGCGGGTTACAGGCGCTCCACGGATAGTCCATTTTCTTAAAAAATACGCGGGTAAGGCCGACGCCATGATAACGGTGGGGCCCATCATCGCCCAGAAATACCGGGACGTCTTCGGGCTTAATCCAACGGTGATAAGAAACGCGCCTGACGCCGTGATCATTGAGCGCCACGACGTGAACCCGGATAAAATCAACATCATCCACCACGGCGGGGCCGTCCGGGTAAGGCGGCTCGAAGACATGATAGAGGTGGTGGCGCTGACCAAGCCCCGGTTTCATCTCAACTTCATGCTCACCGGCCAGGACGCCGCCTATATCGAAGAATTGAAGGCCCTGGCCGGTAGAATTGCGCCGGGAAGGGTAACCTTCCACGATCCGGTGCCGCCTTCCGAGGTGGTCCATGCCATCGCCCGTTTCGACATGAGCCTTGCTCCCAAAAAGCCCCTTAGCTTCAACGAAAAATTCTGCCTGCCCAACAAGTTCTTCGATTCCATAGTGGCCGGGCTTGCGGTGGTATCGGGCCCCAGCCCCGAAATGGCCTCGATAATCAGGGAATACGGGGCGGGCCGGGTGGCCGACTCCTTTTCCCTGATCGACGTGGCCCGCGCTTTGGATTCGCTTTCCACGGATGACATCCGCTCCATGCGCATAGCCGCATCGGGCGCGGCGGGGGTGCTGAACGCCGACCACGAGATGAGAAAGCTCACGGATATTTTCCGAAAGGTTCTGGGATAA
- a CDS encoding RsbRD N-terminal domain-containing protein translates to MTFWELLEKRRADILARWQESVFAGYPADSSGFLTKQNDQFANPVGVRIKQGLDQVIRVMLAPTDHVAESEAMNFLDDIMHIRAVQDFSAAKALRFIFDLKDVVREVLSKDLKKFTEETDWHSLDRRIDSLGLIGFEIYSRCREKIFEIRVNEVKNLSYKAMKRAKLLCEIEGLEPGPSKDAGCCGK, encoded by the coding sequence ATGACTTTTTGGGAATTGCTTGAAAAAAGGCGGGCCGACATTCTCGCCCGCTGGCAGGAGTCTGTTTTTGCAGGATATCCTGCGGACTCATCGGGTTTTCTGACAAAGCAGAACGACCAGTTCGCCAACCCTGTGGGCGTACGCATAAAACAGGGGCTTGACCAGGTGATAAGGGTCATGCTGGCCCCCACTGACCATGTGGCCGAATCCGAAGCCATGAACTTTCTTGACGACATCATGCACATAAGGGCCGTGCAGGACTTCTCGGCGGCCAAGGCCTTGAGGTTCATATTCGATTTGAAGGACGTGGTGCGCGAGGTCCTTTCAAAGGACCTCAAAAAGTTCACCGAGGAAACCGACTGGCACTCGCTCGACCGGCGCATAGACAGCCTGGGCCTGATCGGATTCGAGATTTATTCCAGGTGCAGGGAAAAAATCTTCGAAATCAGGGTCAACGAGGTAAAGAATCTCTCTTACAAGGCCATGAAAAGGGCAAAGCTTCTGTGTGAAATAGAGGGCCTTGAACCCGGCCCGTCCAAAGACGCCGGCTGTTGCGGCAAATGA
- a CDS encoding NAD-dependent epimerase/dehydratase family protein — MKTIITGGAGFIGSHLSDRLLARGDQVLVIDNYATGRRDNLTPQKGLTVVEGSIADRALVHDAFSSFSPDVVVHAAASYKDPENWEEDSRTNATGTAIITQEAKASGVKRLIYFQTALCYGIKPIEQPITLTHPIMPGDSSYAISKTAGEYYIALSGMDYISFRLANAYGPRNLSGPLPTFFQRLTTGKACFVMDTRRDFIFVNDLVDCVMGAVDGKGERGAYHISSGSDFSIKELFDATIKALGITLEKDVEQRPRGADDAYTILLDPSKTERDFGWRVTTPLETGVAAAISYYKEFGISQTYTHLKAHSE, encoded by the coding sequence ATGAAAACAATAATTACCGGCGGAGCAGGCTTCATAGGCTCCCATCTTTCCGACCGCCTTCTTGCCCGTGGGGACCAGGTGCTCGTGATAGACAACTACGCAACCGGCAGAAGGGACAACCTGACTCCCCAGAAGGGCTTGACTGTTGTGGAAGGGAGCATCGCCGATCGCGCACTCGTGCATGACGCCTTCTCGTCCTTTTCGCCCGACGTGGTGGTCCACGCGGCGGCCTCCTACAAGGACCCGGAAAACTGGGAGGAGGATTCCCGCACCAACGCCACAGGAACCGCCATCATAACCCAGGAGGCCAAGGCGTCGGGAGTAAAGCGGCTGATATATTTCCAGACGGCCCTGTGCTACGGCATAAAGCCTATCGAGCAGCCCATAACCCTCACGCACCCCATAATGCCCGGCGATTCCAGCTACGCCATCTCGAAAACAGCAGGCGAGTACTACATCGCGCTTTCCGGCATGGACTACATCTCCTTCAGGCTCGCCAACGCCTACGGCCCAAGGAACCTTTCCGGGCCGCTTCCCACCTTTTTCCAGCGCCTTACCACCGGCAAGGCCTGCTTTGTCATGGACACCCGCAGGGATTTCATCTTTGTAAACGACCTCGTTGACTGCGTGATGGGCGCGGTGGACGGCAAGGGCGAACGAGGGGCCTACCACATAAGCAGCGGAAGCGATTTTTCCATCAAGGAGCTTTTCGACGCCACCATCAAGGCCCTTGGAATAACTCTGGAAAAGGACGTGGAGCAAAGGCCGCGCGGGGCAGACGATGCCTACACCATCCTGCTTGATCCCTCCAAGACCGAGCGCGACTTTGGCTGGCGGGTCACCACCCCCCTTGAAACCGGCGTGGCTGCGGCCATCTCCTATTACAAGGAATTCGGCATCAGCCAGACCTACACCCACTTGAAGGCTCATTCGGAATAG
- a CDS encoding glycosyltransferase yields MKSKVLVVTQSYPGPGSPVSGIFVRDQAETLKHRYEVAVLVLLPRWVSGRGLLGFKGLPKVKVADEGGITVFRQEVLLPAEGRFRILEPPLWVLAGLGVEKAAKAWKRPDIIHAHVAWPAGWAATGYARMAGLPLVITEHTGPFSSLMKNPAMSRTVGRVFKKADRVLAVSPDLTDQMRKFFPDLPITVIGNVIRTDIFAPETGKKSGPKRRFRFLSVALLDPAKGMDYLLEAARTLLDRGVKGFSVTIAGDGPALPGLKEKAKNLDLTGVVDFPGMILRDELVRELNLADAFVLPSLGETFSVVLGEAGACGVPVIATRCGGPEFVVTPETGILVPKADSKALAEAMKKMISGKLTFDSAAIRNCIVSRFGPEAFLDNIGRVYSSLSQS; encoded by the coding sequence ATGAAATCAAAAGTCCTCGTTGTCACCCAGAGCTATCCCGGCCCCGGCTCGCCTGTTTCGGGCATCTTTGTCCGGGACCAGGCCGAGACCCTGAAACACCGGTACGAGGTGGCGGTCCTGGTCCTTCTTCCGAGATGGGTCAGCGGTAGAGGGCTTCTGGGTTTCAAGGGGCTTCCGAAGGTTAAGGTTGCCGACGAGGGCGGGATAACGGTTTTTCGGCAGGAGGTGCTGCTTCCGGCAGAAGGCAGATTCCGAATTCTTGAGCCCCCCTTGTGGGTTCTGGCGGGCCTTGGCGTGGAAAAAGCCGCAAAAGCCTGGAAAAGGCCGGACATCATCCACGCCCATGTTGCATGGCCCGCAGGATGGGCGGCCACGGGGTACGCGCGGATGGCGGGGCTCCCACTGGTCATTACCGAGCACACCGGGCCTTTTTCAAGCCTGATGAAAAATCCGGCCATGAGCCGCACGGTGGGCAGGGTGTTCAAAAAGGCAGACCGGGTGCTGGCGGTAAGCCCCGATCTAACGGATCAGATGCGGAAATTTTTCCCGGACCTTCCAATAACCGTTATTGGAAACGTTATCAGGACCGATATCTTTGCCCCTGAAACCGGAAAAAAATCGGGGCCGAAAAGGCGTTTCCGGTTTTTATCCGTTGCCCTTCTTGATCCCGCAAAGGGAATGGATTACCTGTTGGAAGCGGCCCGGACTCTTCTGGACCGGGGAGTCAAAGGCTTTTCTGTCACCATAGCGGGTGACGGCCCTGCCCTGCCCGGCTTGAAGGAGAAGGCGAAAAATCTCGACCTTACGGGCGTGGTTGATTTTCCGGGAATGATTCTCCGGGACGAACTTGTGAGGGAACTCAACCTTGCCGACGCCTTCGTGCTTCCGAGCCTTGGGGAGACCTTCTCGGTTGTTCTTGGAGAGGCAGGGGCCTGCGGGGTTCCGGTGATCGCCACCCGCTGCGGCGGACCCGAATTTGTCGTCACCCCGGAAACCGGAATCCTGGTTCCCAAGGCCGATTCAAAGGCCCTTGCGGAAGCCATGAAGAAAATGATTTCGGGGAAATTGACTTTCGACTCCGCCGCAATAAGGAATTGCATCGTCTCGCGTTTCGGCCCCGAAGCCTTTCTGGACAACATTGGCCGCGTTTACTCATCCTTAAGTCAAAGTTGA
- the dsrM gene encoding sulfate reduction electron transfer complex DsrMKJOP subunit DsrM encodes MNVKDSITISAVAVLAIIALGALGAIVPVLRPVFGIAIPYAAVAVFLLGVVAKVLGWGKTPVPFAIPTTCGQQKSLPWIKASYLESPWTKKGVIARMALEILCFRSLFRNTNMSMKQGPKIFYGPTLWLWIAALAFHYTFLTVFIRHFRFFLEPVPFPIKMLETLDGFLQIGLPTVMVSGFILAGAATYLLLRRLMIPTVRYISLPNDFFPLFLILSIAVTGILMRYVTKTDVVGIKELTMGLVTFRPTVPDTVGMIFFVHLFLVSTLLAYFPFSKLMHMGGVFMSPTRNLTCNTREVRHVNPWNYPVKTHDYHEYEDEFRAHMVEAGLPVEKPLED; translated from the coding sequence ATGAACGTTAAGGATTCCATCACCATTTCTGCGGTGGCGGTCTTGGCCATCATCGCCCTGGGAGCATTGGGCGCGATAGTGCCGGTGCTGCGGCCAGTGTTCGGGATAGCCATTCCGTACGCTGCCGTGGCGGTCTTCCTGCTGGGCGTTGTGGCCAAGGTGCTGGGCTGGGGAAAGACCCCCGTGCCCTTCGCCATTCCCACCACCTGCGGCCAGCAGAAGAGCCTTCCGTGGATCAAGGCGAGCTACCTTGAAAGCCCCTGGACCAAAAAAGGCGTCATCGCCCGCATGGCCCTTGAAATCCTGTGCTTCCGGTCGCTTTTCCGCAACACCAACATGAGCATGAAGCAGGGCCCGAAAATTTTCTACGGCCCCACCCTGTGGCTCTGGATAGCGGCCCTGGCCTTTCATTACACCTTCCTCACCGTGTTCATAAGGCATTTCCGGTTTTTCCTGGAGCCGGTGCCCTTCCCCATCAAGATGCTTGAAACCCTTGACGGCTTCTTGCAGATCGGGCTTCCCACGGTGATGGTTTCCGGTTTCATCCTGGCGGGCGCGGCCACCTATCTTCTTCTGCGCCGCCTCATGATTCCCACGGTGCGCTACATTTCGCTTCCCAACGATTTTTTTCCGCTTTTCCTTATTCTGTCCATCGCGGTCACCGGCATCCTGATGCGCTACGTCACCAAGACCGATGTTGTGGGCATCAAGGAACTGACCATGGGCCTTGTGACCTTCCGGCCCACCGTTCCCGATACAGTCGGAATGATTTTCTTCGTGCATCTTTTCCTGGTCTCAACCCTTCTGGCCTACTTCCCCTTTTCCAAGCTCATGCACATGGGCGGAGTCTTCATGTCCCCCACCAGAAACCTTACGTGCAACACAAGGGAAGTGCGACACGTCAACCCCTGGAACTACCCCGTCAAGACCCATGACTACCATGAGTACGAGGACGAGTTCCGGGCGCACATGGTGGAAGCCGGTCTTCCCGTGGAAAAACCCCTGGAAGACTGA
- the asnB gene encoding asparagine synthase (glutamine-hydrolyzing) gives MCGIAGMVLNEPLDPSVMERRLKTMNRLQAHRGPDGNGTFVHESGRVGPGHVRLSIIDLSTGGQPMTLPDGTTISYNGEIYNYLELKRELGEENFSTTSDTEVILQAYRKWGEACVSRLRGMFAFAIWDPAQNRLFCARDRFGIKPFYYTETPRGFFFASEIKALLPFVNEIATDMAGLKDYLAFQFTLGDKTLFSGVKSLAPAHTLSVKPGYRASTLKYWEVVYELDWDHTRRYFSEKVRELLLDSVAMHLRSDVPVGAYLSGGLDSGIISCLARQVKKDGVFPAFHGKFSGPDYDESIHARAVSDHAGLTLFEREFIGADFSANIKRVIYHLDHPVAGPGSFPQFLTSKLASEHLKVVLGGQGGDEIFGGYARYLISYFEQCIKGAIDGTMKSGNFVVTYESIIPNLESLRAYKPLLQEFWSEGLFDDRDKRYFRLINRANGMADEINWQALEPYSALETFREIFWGPNVPKSSYFDSMTHFDFKTLLPALLQVEDRMSMAHGLESRVPILDHPLVEFAATIPADSKFQGGELKHLLKTAFASDLPSSVLNRKDKMGFPVPLSQWMRGELRDFVEDAFHGQNARHRDYLNPSFNIAGLLSKEGKFTRKVWGLLCLELWQQLFHDKSGEYKSMAEEE, from the coding sequence ATGTGCGGAATAGCGGGTATGGTTCTTAACGAACCCCTTGACCCTTCGGTCATGGAGCGGCGGCTCAAAACCATGAACCGGCTCCAGGCCCACCGGGGGCCGGACGGAAACGGGACCTTTGTCCATGAATCGGGCCGGGTGGGACCGGGCCACGTGCGACTTTCCATCATCGATTTATCCACCGGCGGACAGCCCATGACCCTGCCGGACGGAACCACAATTTCCTATAACGGGGAAATCTACAACTATCTGGAACTCAAGCGTGAACTGGGTGAGGAAAATTTTTCCACCACCAGCGACACCGAAGTCATTCTTCAGGCATACCGCAAATGGGGAGAGGCCTGCGTTTCGCGCTTAAGGGGCATGTTCGCCTTCGCCATCTGGGACCCTGCCCAAAACCGCCTTTTCTGCGCCCGGGACCGTTTCGGCATAAAGCCATTCTATTACACCGAAACGCCCAGGGGCTTTTTCTTCGCCTCTGAAATCAAGGCCCTCCTGCCCTTTGTAAACGAAATCGCCACCGACATGGCGGGGCTAAAGGACTATCTCGCCTTCCAGTTCACCCTTGGGGACAAAACCCTTTTTTCCGGCGTGAAATCCCTTGCCCCGGCCCACACCCTTTCGGTGAAACCGGGCTATCGCGCCAGTACCTTGAAGTACTGGGAAGTTGTCTATGAGCTGGACTGGGACCACACCAGGCGCTATTTTTCCGAAAAGGTACGCGAGCTTCTGCTGGACTCGGTGGCCATGCATTTGAGAAGCGATGTGCCTGTGGGGGCCTATCTTTCGGGGGGCCTCGATTCAGGCATCATTTCCTGCCTGGCCCGGCAGGTCAAAAAGGACGGCGTGTTTCCGGCCTTTCACGGCAAGTTTTCCGGCCCCGATTACGATGAGTCGATCCACGCCCGCGCGGTTTCAGATCATGCGGGCCTCACCCTTTTCGAGCGGGAATTCATCGGCGCGGATTTTTCGGCCAACATCAAAAGGGTGATCTATCACCTGGACCACCCGGTGGCGGGCCCCGGCTCGTTTCCCCAGTTCCTCACCTCAAAGCTCGCCTCCGAGCACCTGAAGGTGGTTCTGGGCGGCCAGGGCGGGGACGAGATATTCGGCGGTTACGCGCGCTACCTCATCTCCTATTTCGAGCAGTGCATCAAAGGGGCCATAGACGGCACCATGAAAAGCGGCAACTTCGTGGTGACCTACGAGTCCATAATTCCCAACCTGGAAAGCCTGCGCGCCTACAAGCCCCTTTTGCAGGAATTCTGGTCCGAGGGCCTTTTCGACGACAGGGACAAGCGCTATTTCAGGCTCATCAACCGGGCCAACGGCATGGCCGACGAGATCAACTGGCAGGCGCTGGAACCGTACTCGGCCCTGGAAACCTTCCGTGAAATCTTCTGGGGGCCCAATGTGCCCAAATCCAGCTATTTCGACTCCATGACCCATTTTGACTTCAAGACCCTCCTGCCAGCGCTTTTGCAGGTGGAGGACCGCATGAGCATGGCCCACGGCCTGGAATCACGCGTGCCCATCCTGGATCACCCCCTGGTGGAGTTCGCGGCAACCATACCGGCTGACTCCAAGTTTCAGGGTGGGGAGTTGAAGCACCTCCTTAAAACCGCCTTCGCAAGCGATCTTCCGTCGTCGGTTCTGAACCGCAAGGACAAGATGGGCTTTCCGGTTCCCCTGTCGCAATGGATGCGAGGCGAGCTGCGCGACTTTGTCGAAGACGCCTTTCACGGCCAAAACGCAAGGCACAGGGACTATCTGAACCCCTCCTTCAACATCGCGGGGCTTTTGTCCAAAGAGGGAAAATTCACCCGCAAGGTATGGGGGCTTCTTTGCCTGGAGCTTTGGCAGCAGCTTTTCCACGACAAATCAGGCGAATACAAAAGCATGGCCGAAGAGGAATGA
- a CDS encoding methyltransferase domain-containing protein: MAYDNSAYWKGIHEKYAGALRAVGHPDLSETANALKYQSEAKSAAESLEIASKGLSGLGSKPVEYLDVGAGTGYWTRLVSEILSQAGFKINVTALDISEGALAGIKEKLPEAVTFQADLKTISKDQFAERFDLVTACYCLHHLVRAADFANALSFCAASVAPGGFFLLMDPVLTMRYSPFDVIDFKTYKGNGVVRHRHFIEDLASSEGLVLTDIRPAVSFLLNGGIEAGNAMFYRTADKLWRTLGKRVFQSEDRTRLLASPLQKADETLKNMGRGYSSSILLFRKETLNDRAL, from the coding sequence ATGGCCTACGACAACAGCGCCTACTGGAAGGGCATTCACGAAAAATACGCCGGGGCCTTAAGGGCCGTGGGCCACCCGGACCTTTCGGAAACCGCCAATGCGTTAAAATACCAAAGCGAAGCCAAAAGCGCCGCCGAAAGCCTGGAAATCGCCTCGAAAGGCCTTTCCGGGCTGGGATCGAAACCCGTAGAATACCTGGACGTTGGGGCCGGAACCGGCTACTGGACAAGGCTTGTCTCGGAAATCCTTTCGCAGGCCGGTTTCAAAATCAACGTAACGGCCCTGGACATCTCCGAAGGCGCACTGGCCGGAATAAAGGAAAAATTGCCGGAGGCGGTCACCTTTCAGGCCGATCTGAAGACAATATCAAAGGACCAGTTCGCCGAAAGGTTCGATCTCGTCACGGCCTGCTACTGCCTGCATCATCTGGTGAGGGCCGCCGATTTTGCAAACGCCCTATCTTTCTGCGCCGCAAGCGTGGCTCCGGGCGGATTTTTTCTTTTAATGGACCCGGTGCTCACCATGCGCTATTCGCCCTTTGACGTAATTGATTTCAAAACCTACAAGGGCAACGGTGTTGTGCGCCACAGGCACTTCATAGAGGACCTGGCCTCCTCAGAGGGCCTTGTGCTGACGGATATCCGCCCCGCCGTCTCATTTCTTTTGAACGGCGGAATCGAGGCCGGAAACGCCATGTTCTACCGCACTGCGGACAAACTGTGGCGAACCCTTGGCAAAAGGGTCTTTCAGAGCGAGGACAGGACCCGCCTTCTGGCCAGTCCCCTTCAAAAAGCCGACGAGACCCTCAAAAACATGGGCAGGGGCTACAGTTCCAGCATCCTCCTTTTCAGAAAAGAGACCTTGAATGACAGGGCTCTTTGA